The nucleotide sequence GCTTCCTGCGCTATCCCGACGATCTGAGCGAGGTCCGCCGGCTCCTGGCGCTCATGTCGTTCCTCGGCATACCCGAGCGGGGGAGGGAGCTCGATTTTCCGATCCTGCCCGGCGAATGGCGCGATGGGGCCGCGCTCCGCGCGGCGTACGGGTTGCGGCCGGGCGAGTACGCGTGCGTGCATGCCGGCGCGCGCGCCCCCGCACGCCGCTGGGCGCCCGAACGGTTCGCGGCGGTGGCCGACCTGATCGCCGCGAGCGGGCTCCGGATCGTCCTCACCGGCACCGAGCAGGAGCGCGAGCTGACGGGCGCGGTCGCGCGCGCGATGCACACGGGCTGCGTGAACCTCGCGGGCCGCACGCCGCTCGGCGTCCTGGCCGCGCTGCTCACGGGAGCGCGCCTGCTGGTCTGCAACGACACGGGCATATCGCACATCGCGGAGGCGCTGCGCGTTCCGAGCGTCGTGGTGTACACCGGATCGTCGCCGCAACGCTGGGCCCCGGCCGACGACGCGCGCCACCGGGCGGTGTACGTGCCCGTCGGGTGTCGCCCCTGCGAGTACCGGGAATGCCCGATCGGACATCCCTGCGCCAACGGCGTCGGGCTGATGGACGTATGGCGGGAGGCACAGGCGCTGCTCGGGCCCGATCCTTCGACCGTCCGGACCGTTTCCCGGACGATGACGGGCTGACGCCATGCCCCGGTTGAAGGTTCTCACGTGGCATATCCACGGCAGCTACCTCTATTACCTCAGTCACGCGCCGGTGGAGCTGTACGTGCTCTCGAAACCGGGGCGGCCGCCGGGATACCTCGGGCGCCACGGTCATTTCCCGTGGGGCGCGAACGTCCATGACATGCCCGTGTCGGACCTCCCGCGCCAGTCGTTCGACGCCGTGCTGTTCCAGTCCCGCGACCATTACGAGAAAGACCAGTACGAGATCCTGACGCCCGCCCAGCAGCGGCTGCCGAAGATCTATCTCGAGCACGATCCGCCGCGCGAGTCGCCGTTCGCGCAGCCGCACTGGGTCGACGATCCCGCCACGTTGCTGGTGCACGTCACCCATTTCAACGCCCTGATGTGGAACAGCCGGCGCACGCCGGTGTGCGTGATTCCGCACGGCGTGACGGTGCCGCCGGACGTGCGCCATACCGGCGAGCTCGCGCGCGGCATCGTCGTGATCAATCATCTCGCCCGGCGCGGACGCCGCCTCGGCGAGGACGTCTACGCGCGGGTGCGCCGCGATGTCCCGCTCGATCTGGTGGGGATGGGCGCCGAGGAGAGCCCCGGAGGCATCGGCGAAATACGGCACGACGGGCTGTGCGCCTTCGCATCGCGCTACCGCTTCTTCTTCAATCCGATCCGCTACACGAGCCTCGGGCTCGCCGTCTGCGAGGCGATGATGCTCGGCATGCCGGTGGTGGGGCTCGCGACCACGGAGATGTCGACCACCGTCGAGAACGGGGTGTCGGGCTACGTGCACAACGACCTCGACTGGCTGACCGAACGGATGGCCGGGCTGCTCGCCGATCCGGCGGAAGCGCACCGGCTCGGCGAAGGCGCACGCCGCGCGGCGCGCGAGCGGTTCGCGATCGAACGGTTCGCGCGCGACTGGCGCGCCGCCTTCGAAGCGGTCGCGGGCCGCCCGGTCGCGCGGGCGCGTTCATGACGCGCGAGCGCGGAGGACCCCTTATTGTCGGCGGGGATGCGGCTGGTTATCGTGAATCATCGACCCTCCGGCGGCGGGTGTCCGTTCACCCGCTTCGGGGTCGTGGCAAGGACAGCGCAAGGACGCCATGTTTCGGGCGGTCACGCTCAACCTGAGTTATCTGGGTACGCGGCACGGGCCGTGGCCCGCGCGGCGGGCGCTCGTGATCGACGCGCTTCGCGCGCTGCAGCCCGACGTCGTCGCGCTGCAGGCCGTGTGGCGCACGGTCGCGGGGGACAGCCAGGCCGACGAGCTTGCCCGCGAGGTGCCCGGCTACGAATACGTCGCCTTCGAACCGGCCGCCGAAAACGTACAGGGCAGCAAGGGCCTGGCCCTGCTCTCCCGCGGCGCGCTGGCGCAGATCGAGCCGCGGATGCTCGGGCTGCGCGCGGGCACCGAGGACCCGGACCGCCGCATCGTGCTGCGCGCGCACGCCGGCGACCTCTGCCTGTACAACGTCCATTTCTCCTGGGTCCCCGAGCAGGTCGCCGACAACGTCCGCGAGGCCCTGCCGTTCCTGAGGGTGAGGGGGCCCGCGCTCGTGCTCGGCGATTTCAACCTGACGCCCGAGGACCCGCTCCACGCCCGCTTCCTCGAGGAGGGGTGGACCGACGCGTGGCAGGCGCTGCGCCCGCGCGATCCGGGCTACACCTTTGAATCCGATGCGCCGTCCATGCGCATCGACTACGTCTACGTCAACGAACCACTTTCCGCGCGGCTGCGCGCGATCGACCTCGTCGGCGGCGGCCGCGCGACGCCGCCGCGGCTTTCCGACCATCTCGGCGTCGTCGTGGACCTGGACCTCGACTGAGGAAGCGTCAGCGCATGGCCGTGACGTCCCTGCCCGCAGGCGCGCATCGGCGCCTGCCCGTCGGCGCCGAGCCCGTTCCGGGCGGCGGCGTGCACTTCCGCGTGTGGGCGCCGCTGCGCCGGCGCGTCGCGGTCGTGCTCGAGGGCCCGGGGGAGGAGCCCCGTGCCTTTCCGCTGGCCGCGGAGACCGGCGGTTACTTTTCCGATCACGTGCGCGAGGCGCGCGCCGGTGCGCGCTACCGCTTTCGCCTGGACGACGACGAGCGGCTGTATCCCGATCCGGCCTCGCGCTTCCAGCCCGACGGCCCGCACGGCTCCTCGCAGGTCGTCGACCCGTCCGCGTTCGAGTGGACCGATCGCGCGTGGCGCGGCGTCCCGGTCGAGGGGCAGGTGCTCTACGAGATGCACGTCGGCACGTTCACGCACGAAGGCACCTTCGCGGCGGCGACCGCGGAGCTGCCCGCGCTCAGGGCGACCGGCATCTCGGTGGTCGAGCTGCTCCCGGTCGCCGACTTCACCGGGCGCTTCGGCTGGGGCTACGACGGCGTGGACTTCTACGCGCCGACCCGGCTCTACGGCGAGCCCGACGATCTCCGGCGGTTCGTCGACGCCGCCCATCGCCTGGGGCTCGGCGTGATTCTCGACGTGGTCTACAACCACTTCGGTCCCGACGGCAACTACCTTAACGCGTACTCGGCCGATTACGTGTCCGCGCGCCACAAGAGCGAATGGGGCGAGGCGCCGAACTTCGACGGCCCGAACAGCGGCCCGGTGCGCGAGTTTTTCCTGGCGAACGTCGAGTACTGGATCCGGGAGTTCCACCTC is from Sulfurifustis variabilis and encodes:
- a CDS encoding glycosyltransferase family 9 protein; the protein is MARTSQDALAGDTAAALSPGHRLGPTLPERVAVFRALQLGDMLCAVPALRALRAALPRARITLIGLPWAGAFASRFARDVDDFLAFPGGSGLPERSATAPETEAFYARARAARFDLAIQLHGDGERSNAIVEEMGARRLAGFFRPGGRAPEPERFLRYPDDLSEVRRLLALMSFLGIPERGRELDFPILPGEWRDGAALRAAYGLRPGEYACVHAGARAPARRWAPERFAAVADLIAASGLRIVLTGTEQERELTGAVARAMHTGCVNLAGRTPLGVLAALLTGARLLVCNDTGISHIAEALRVPSVVVYTGSSPQRWAPADDARHRAVYVPVGCRPCEYRECPIGHPCANGVGLMDVWREAQALLGPDPSTVRTVSRTMTG
- a CDS encoding glycosyltransferase, with amino-acid sequence MPRLKVLTWHIHGSYLYYLSHAPVELYVLSKPGRPPGYLGRHGHFPWGANVHDMPVSDLPRQSFDAVLFQSRDHYEKDQYEILTPAQQRLPKIYLEHDPPRESPFAQPHWVDDPATLLVHVTHFNALMWNSRRTPVCVIPHGVTVPPDVRHTGELARGIVVINHLARRGRRLGEDVYARVRRDVPLDLVGMGAEESPGGIGEIRHDGLCAFASRYRFFFNPIRYTSLGLAVCEAMMLGMPVVGLATTEMSTTVENGVSGYVHNDLDWLTERMAGLLADPAEAHRLGEGARRAARERFAIERFARDWRAAFEAVAGRPVARARS
- a CDS encoding endonuclease/exonuclease/phosphatase family protein; its protein translation is MFRAVTLNLSYLGTRHGPWPARRALVIDALRALQPDVVALQAVWRTVAGDSQADELAREVPGYEYVAFEPAAENVQGSKGLALLSRGALAQIEPRMLGLRAGTEDPDRRIVLRAHAGDLCLYNVHFSWVPEQVADNVREALPFLRVRGPALVLGDFNLTPEDPLHARFLEEGWTDAWQALRPRDPGYTFESDAPSMRIDYVYVNEPLSARLRAIDLVGGGRATPPRLSDHLGVVVDLDLD